DNA sequence from the Mesorhizobium sp. AR10 genome:
GGCACAGTATGTGAAGCCATATCTGAAGCGGCAGAAGAACGATGCGGCCGATGCTGAGGCCATCTGCGAGGCCGTGACCCGGCCGACCATGCGCTTCGTGCCGGTGAAGACGCCGGAGCAGCAGAGTGTGATGATGTTGCACCGGGTTCGGTTGATGCTCAACCGCCAGCGTACCCAGCTATCGAACGCGTTGCGGGCGCATCTCTCGGAGTTCGGTATCGTGGCGCCGATCGGGCGGGGCGGGATCGAGCAGCTGCTTGCTGTCATCAACGACGAGAACGACCCGAGGGTGCCAGCTGACGCACGGCTCTGCCTGCAGATGCTCGAGGCGCAGCTCATGGTCGTGAAGGCGCAGATACTCGAGAATGATCGAAGGGTCCGGGCGAGTGCGAGAGAGACCGAGCTTGGCCGCAGGTTGATGGAGATACCAGGCGTGGGCCCGTTGCTGGCGAGTGCGTTCGTGGCGACCATCGCCGATGCGCACGCTTTCAAGTCGGGGCGCTGCCTCTCGGCCTGGATCGGGCTCGTGCCGAAGCAAAATTCAAGCGGAGGCAAGGAGAAGCTCGGCAGCATCTCCAAAGCCGGCAATCGTTACTTGCGCCAGATGCTCGTGGTCGGCGCGATGGCGGTCATCCGTTATGCCGAGCGGAACGGGACTAGGCGGCCATGGCTCGTGCAGCTGATGACCCGGCGAACGGCCAAGGTTGCAGCGGTTGCGCTCGCAAACAAGACCGCCCGGATGGTCTGGGCGTTGATGACAAGCGGCGAGCGCTACAGGGAGCCGGTCATCGCATAGAACGAGACAGGCGAGCGA
Encoded proteins:
- a CDS encoding IS110 family transposase, translating into MENVTTIGLDIAKSVFQVHGVGAAGEVLVRRKLTRGRVLAFFESLPRCLVGIEACSSSHYWARELTVRGHDVRLLPAQYVKPYLKRQKNDAADAEAICEAVTRPTMRFVPVKTPEQQSVMMLHRVRLMLNRQRTQLSNALRAHLSEFGIVAPIGRGGIEQLLAVINDENDPRVPADARLCLQMLEAQLMVVKAQILENDRRVRASARETELGRRLMEIPGVGPLLASAFVATIADAHAFKSGRCLSAWIGLVPKQNSSGGKEKLGSISKAGNRYLRQMLVVGAMAVIRYAERNGTRRPWLVQLMTRRTAKVAAVALANKTARMVWALMTSGERYREPVIA